A segment of the Bacteriovorax sp. PP10 genome:
GTCTGCAGTCTAGTGCTGGCCATTCTGCTATTGTATTGATTTTTCATCCATTTTAGCTCTGAATGGACGTATTTCTAATAGATGCAAAAAGCATCATTTTGATGTATAATGAATCAAAAGGAGGCCTTATGAGCAAAGCTAGAACTGTGAGATTTGATGAAGATGTTGACCCATTGGTAGATCGTTTCGTAGAAAAAAATGACATCAATTTTAATAAGCTGGTGAACCTTGCTGTTAAAGAATTTATTTCTAAGCCACACACGATTGAGCTTGAGCCTGTTACAGCGGATGAGTGGGATAAGAATATGAAGAAGGCCTATAAGAAAAATAAAAAGGCCATGGATGAATTAGCAAAATGAAGATTAAGGTTCCGACTGTCGAGAACGTCATACAGACTAATAAGTTTGTCTGTAATGAAAAAGGACAGATTTCACATCTATTAGATCGAGGAAAAATTGAAAGTGCGATCAGTACTGCATTTTATCCTGGGTCTGAGCCTTTTGAAAATGGAGGTGTCGCTAGACTTGCTGGATCACTTTGCTTTTACTTAACAAAGATTCATGCATTTTTAGATGGCAATAAGCGGACTGCTACTTTAGCGGCCATTATTTTTATGAATGCAAATGGATGGGACCTGTCTTACCCAGATAATGATGAAGATGAGTTTTCCGAACTTGCAAAAATTATAAACCAAGCTGCTGCAAGTGAGATTTCTAGAGGAGAGTTAATAGAATGGTTTGAGCTGCATAAAATTTTAATTGATTAAGGATAAAATTTTATGCATTGAAGTACTCTCGAACCATCTCATTATATCCTGCAATACTAAATCAAGCGACAACCCGGCCATCATTCAACGTAATAACCTGATCACAATGCGCGGCTGAACTCGGCCTATGAGCAATAATAATTGCAGTCCTTCCAATAAACGCCGTCTGTATCGTATCCTGAATCAAAGCATC
Coding sequences within it:
- a CDS encoding type II toxin-antitoxin system death-on-curing family toxin, producing the protein MKIKVPTVENVIQTNKFVCNEKGQISHLLDRGKIESAISTAFYPGSEPFENGGVARLAGSLCFYLTKIHAFLDGNKRTATLAAIIFMNANGWDLSYPDNDEDEFSELAKIINQAAASEISRGELIEWFELHKILID